DNA sequence from the bacterium genome:
GCCCCGCCCTGCCTGAAAACTTCGGTGGGCTGATCAAGGGCTCTGTCTATTTCATCAGATGACGCCAATGACGTCCCGGTCGCAAGGTAGTTTGTAGACTGATGTATGCCGTTATGGTAAACCTACGCGAATTTGTAACTCAATACGGGAGCGTAGTTAATGAAGAACCGATCAGCGACAGTGGCGCGTAAAACGCGCGAGACCGACATCAAAGTATCCATCAATCTTGATGGTTCAGGGGTCAGCAAAATCGAGACGGAAATGCCGTTTCTCAGCCATATGCTGGAATTGTTCTCCAAACATTCGCTGATTGATCTCACCGTGGTGGCCAAGGGGGATCTTGAAGTCGACTACCATCACACCGTCGAGGATCTGGGGTTGGTGCTCGGGGACGCCATTGACCAGGCCCTGGGTGACCGCAAGGGGATTGTGCGATACGGGTCGGCCTATATCCCCATGGATGATGCCCTGAGCCGGGCCGTGGTGGATTTGGGGGGACGTCCCTTTATGGTCTATGAAGTGGCCAATCGTACACGCAAGATCCGCGATTTCGACCTGTTGCTGATCCGTGAATTCTTCCAGGCGTTTACCGTCAAGGCCCGGATGAATCTCCATATTGCCCAGCTTTATGGTAAGGAACCCCACCATGCCTACGAGGCCATTTTCAAGGCAGTGGCGCGCGCCATGAGTGCCGCCTGTCAGAAGGATCCCCGTGTCAAAGGCGTGCCGTCCAGCAAAGGGGCGATCTGATTTGAAAATTTATCCAGCCATTGATTTGAAAGACGGGAAATGTGTGAGGTTGCGCCAGGGCCTGGCGGAGGCGGTCACCGTCTATTCCACGGATCCTGTAGCCATGGCGCGCCAATGGGCGGAGGCGGGTGGCGATTGGCTGCATGTGGTGGATCTGGACGGGGCGTTTGCCGGGCATCCGGTTCATCACGAGGTGATCAAGGCCATGGCGGCCGCCATTTCCATTCCCTTGGAATTAGGCGGGGGCCTTCGTACGGACGCCGATATCCGCCAGATGCTGGAGGCCGGCGTGAGCCGCGTGATTCTGGGAACCCGCGCCTGTGCCGATCCCGGGGCGCTGGCGGCGCTGGTGAAGACCTTTGGTGACAAGATTGCCGTGGGGATTGATGCCCGTAACGGGAAGGTTCAAGTCAAGGGCTGGGTGGAAACCACTGACACCCTGGCGGTGGATCTGGCCGTGAAGGTGGCGGCGGCAGGGGTGCGTACGATCATTTATACCGATACGGCCACGGACGGGATGTTGACCGGCCCCAATCTTGACGGCGTGCGGATCCTGTGCCGGGCGGTGAAGGCCAGGATCATCGCCTCAGGCGGGATTTCCAACTGCGGGGATATTGCGGCACTCGCGGCCTTGGCACTGCCCAACCTCGATGGGGTCATTGTCGGGAAAGCCCTCTATGAGGGGGCCGTGACCATTCCCGCCATGCGGGCGGTGGCAGGATCGGCGTTCTGACCATGATGATTGATTCAAAGCTCGTGCGACTGCCCTCCGGTGTACGTGTGGTGACCGCGCCGATGCCGCAGGTCGAAAGCGTGTCGATGGGCATCTGGATCGGAGCCGGCGGCCGTTGTGAAACGGCCGCCCAGTCCGGGGTCAGCCACTTCCTCGAACACATTCTTTTCAAAGGGACCGCCCGGCGTACGGCGCGTGAGATTTCGCAGGCCATTGAGGGGCGGGGCGGGGATATCAATGCCTTCACGCAGGAGGAGAATACCTGTTATTACGCCCGGGTGGCGGCACCCCATACGTGGCAGGCGCTCGATGTCCTGATAGATATGATTCAGCACCCCCGTCTGGCTCCGGTGGATATCAAAAAGGAGCGGGACGTTATCATCGAGGAAATCATGATGGTCCGGGATCAGCCCCACCAGCAGGTGGAGGAGACACTGGGTGAGTTGATGTGGCTGAATCATCCGTTGGGCCGGCCCCTGGCCGGGACCTGTGAGACGGTCAAGGCCATCGGGCGCGACGAATTGCTGGCGTATAAAACCCGGCATTATGTGCCCGCCAATATCGTCGTGGCCTTTGCAGGGAAAGTGGATCACCAATCCTGCATTGAACGCGTGCAGGCGGCGTTCCCCGGGAAAGGCAGGGCCTTGCCGCCCCCCTTCGCTCCCTTGGGAAAAGGGGTGAAACACAAGCCGCTGGACGTGCAGGCGAAAGAGGTGGAGCAGGCGCATATGGCGCTGGGATTCCCGACATTTGGACGCCGGGATCCCCGACGCTTTGCCTTGAAACTGTTCAGTGTCATTCTGGGCGAGAATATGAGTTCGCGCCTGTTCCAGGTGGTCCGCGAGCAGTATGGCCTGGCCTATGCCATTCAATGTGGTGGCCATCTGTTTCATGACACCGGCTGCTTTGCGATTACCGGCGGGTTGGACCGGGACCGGTTGGACCGTGCCTTGGCGTTGATTGCCCGCGAGGTGCGCCGGATCAAGGATACCCCGGTCGGGAAGCGGGAGCTGGAGCGGGCCCGTGATTATTCCATCGGGCAGATCCAACTGGGCCTGGAAAGCACGACCAGTCAGATGATGTGGATCGGGGAGCATATTCTGGCCTATGGGCGTGTGAAGGCACCGGAAGAGGGGATCGAGGCGTTGAAGAAAGTCACTGCGGCGGAAATTCAGCACCTGGCAGGTGAGATTTTGCGCCCGGAACAGGCCAGTCTGGCCATGGTCATGCCCGATGCCGATGGCCGTGCGAATGCAAAACTCGGAACGTGGTTAGGGTCCATATAATTCCTGAAGAATTTTCTCTGACAGAATGAACATAATAAACAGAATGGTTCATCGTCGATGGGTTCATTTTGTGTATTTTGTTCATTCTGTCTAAATATTTTAGTTTCGACTACGCTGTGGCAAGGAGAGTCCATATATGAAACTTCGCGGAAAAACAGCATTGGTCACCGGCGGGGCGGTCAGGATTGGCAAGGCCATCTGTGAGGCGCTGGCGGAGGAAGGCTGTAACGTGGTGATCCATTGCAGCCGCTCCCTGCCAGCCGCCCAGCAACTGGCTGGATTGATCCGTGCTCGCGGGGTCAAGGCGTGGGTCGTGCGTGAGCCCATTGACTCCGAGGCCGATTGCCGCTCCCTGATTACCGCCTCACTCAAGCAGGCCAAACAACTCGACATCCTCGTGAATAATGCGGCGGTCTTCCATAAAAACCGGTTGGCAACCACGACCGAGCGCAAGCTGACGGTGGAGCTGGGAATCAATTTGTTTGCTCCAATATTCCTGACGCGTTTTTTTGCGGAACAAGCCGAGCAGGGGGCGGTGATTAATTTACTGGACCGGCGGATCATGGCCAACGATCCCGACTGTCTGCCCTACTCGCTATCCAAAAAAGGGTTGGCGGCCTTTACTCAGGAAGCCGCCCTCGCCCTGGCGCCCGCCATCACCGTGAACGCGGTGGCACCCGGCGCGGTGCTTCCCCCGCCGGGGAAGGGCGCAGAGTATCTCTGTGACCATGCGGGCCGGATTCCGCTCAACTGCCGTATTTCGCCGCAGGATGTGGCTGCTGGCGTGGTGGCGTTGCTGCGGCTTGAGGGTGTGACCGGCCAGACCCTGTTTGTGGATGGTGGCCAGCATTTGCTTGGGAATGGCGTGTGAAAAAAAGGACTGATGGACTATGACTTACAAAGCGTTGCGTAAAGATATCTGTGATGCCAATCAGGAACTTCATAAAAACGGCCTCACCTTTTTGGGCCGGGGTGAAGTCAGCGGATTTGACCGTGAACATGCGATTATGGTGGTGAAACCGGCCGGCATTCCCCATGAACGGCTGACGCCGGAAGACATGCTGGTGGTGGATTTTACAGGAACCCGGATCGAAGGCACCGCGGCCCCGGGACCGGATGCCATCACCCATCTCTATCTGGCCCAGTCCTTTCTGGAGGTGAACGCCATTGCGAGCAGTTACAGCCCGCATGCCACCATGTTTGCCCACGCCCTGCGCCCCATCCCCTGTCTGGGCTCCATCCATGCGGCCCATTTCAAGGGCGAGATTCCTGTGACCCGCATGTTGCGGAAGCCCGAGCTGGACCGCAGTTACGAAAAGAGTTTGTCCTCCGTCATTGTGGAACGTTTCGGACGGATGGTGCATCTTGAAACGCCCGCCGTATTGGTCGCGAGCCATGGAGTGGTCGCCTGGGGGAAAACGGCGGCAGACGCCGTTTTCAGCGGATTGGCGGTCGAGGAACTGGCCCGGATCACGTTGGGCACGTTACAGCTGGCCCCGGCGATACAGCCCATTCCCTCCATGCTGGTGGACCGCAGCTTCGCCGATCACGGCCGGAAGTGATTGAATCTGGCTCAGACGTATTCCGGACCGAACTTTGAGGCGACCAGTTGTTGGACTTCCTTGATGCGTTCGGCCTGATCAGCGGGGCAGATGAGGGTCGCTTCGGGCGTGTGAATGACCATGAGGTTCTGGCAGCCGACGGTGACAATCAGGTGGTTGGGGTCACTGGAGGCCACGAGCATGCCCTGGCTGTCCATCAACAACGACTTCCCCCCTCCGGTGGCATTCTGATCCCCGTCCATCGGACAGGTCAGGGCGAAGGACGGCCAGGAGCCGACATCCAGCCATTTCAGCGGCATCGGAACGGCGGCTACCTGAACGGAGGCGTCTCGTGAGGCGGGCTCCATGACGGCAAAATCCACACTGATTTTTTTCAGGGTGGGATAGATGGCCGCGATGACTTCCTGTTGAAGCGGTGTCCCCCAGGCGGCGGCAATTTTCATCAGGCCGTCATGGTTTTCCGGATGATAACGCCGGATACAGTCCAGCAGGGTGCTGGCACGCCAGACGAACATGCCACTGTTCCAGAGATATTTGGACGGTCCGGCCTTGAAGTAGCGTTCAGCCAAATCCGCGGTTGGCTTTTCCTTGAATTGATCCACGATGGACGCGCCGCCTTCGATAGGGGTGCTGAGTTGAAGGTACCCGTAGCCGGTGGCCGCCTGGGTCGGGGCGATGCCGAAGGTGACTAATGTGTGGGGCCGCTGTTCGGCCAGGCGGAAGCCCTGATCCACAATCTTGAGGAATTGATCGATGGGTTCAATGATATGGTCGGCGGTAAAAATGGCAATGACGGCCTCGGGATCCTGTTTCGCAAGAATCGCGGCGCTGAACCCGACGGCATTCAGGGTGTCCCTCGCGCAGGGTTCGCCCAGGAATTGACTGGTCCCCAATTCAGGCAGGGCCTGGCGCATCATGGGCTCCTGACGATTGGCAGCGCAGATATAGCGTTGGGCGGACGGCACGAGCCCTTCAAGCCGTTGGGAGGCAATTTGAACCAGGCTTTTCCCCTTGATAAAAGGGATCAATTGTTTGGGCATCACGTCCCGGCTCATCGGCCACAACCGCGTTCCTGATCCACCCGCCATTATCACTGCATATCTCATGGTAATCTCCCTTGTGTCTTGGACGTTTCTGTGATGTTTCTGCCATAATTCTCATCATCACGTCAATGATCTCCAATCCTGATCCTCTTCTTTCCCAGAAGACTTTATGTTTATGCTTGAAGATCAAGAGGTTATGAACTTGAGGTGCCAATTTGGCACCTCAAGTTCATGGGGAGGGACGCGTTATGTTCCCATGGCCTTTACAGAACAGGGTGTGGCCATGCTGTCCAGCGTGCTGAACAGTCCTCGTTCCATACAAGTCAACATCACTATCATGCGGGCATTTGTGCGACTGCGTTACATTCTTGCCACACATGCTGATTTGGCCAGGAAGTTGGAGGAGCTTGAAAAGAAATATGACGCGCAGTTTCGCGTGGTATTTGATGCGATGCGGGATTTGATGAAGCCTCCGGCAACTTCAAGCAAACCGATAGGTTTCAGCATCCGGGAGGGACATCCCGTCTATCTTGTGGCGGTCAGAAAACGGAGTCGGAGATAGTCCGTGAGGGTAAGCGGTGGCTGATTCAACTCACCCCAATCTCAACTCTCTCGCCGATGTTGGGCGGGGAGGTGAGCCAGCCGCTTTGGACTTCAATGACCGAGTGGGCCTTCCCGCCGCCCCAGACGAAACGCCAGGGGGGCACCTGTTGAACGATGCGGACAACCCGCCCGTTGGAATCCAGAAAAATGAGGTCAATGGAGAAGCACATGAAGCAGGTGTGGATGGAGCCACAGGGGCTGAGAAGCAGGCCCTGTCCAGGATTCAGGCCACGGCGCCCCATCAATCCGATACTGCGCTTCCAGAAGGTGTCGGCAACGAGCAGTTCGGGAATCAGGTGCAAATATTCTTCTCCATGTGCTTCCGGATTTCCCCTTCGCTGGCAGGGAGGATAGCGCAGCGGGTGGGCAGATGGCGCAACGCCTCGAGAATGGGATGATGGGCCAGGTCCGATCCGGTGGCCTCCTGAATGGCCTGACTGAACTTCGCCGGATGCGCGGTCGCCAGGCAGATCATGGGGGAAGCTGGGTTAACGTAAGGCCTGGCCACATGAACGCCGACGGCGGTGTGGGGATCAAGCAGGTAGCCATAGCGGGTCTGAAATTCCCTGATGGTGGCCAGGGTTTGCGCGGTATTGCCGGAACCGGCACAGATGAGGTTATCAATCTTGCCATTCGCGAGCGGCGGCACCGTAATCTTCTGGTCCACCTCAAACTGCTTCATGACCCGGCTTAAGACCACCGGGTCAGCGCCCAGCCGGTAATACAGATACCGCTCGAAGTTGCTGGCCACCTGAATGTCCATAGAGGGGCTGATGGTGGCATGGACGGCATCACTGGAATAGCGGCCGGTATTAAAGAAGCGCGATAGGATGTCGTTTTCATTGGTGGCCAGCACCAGCCGGCTGATGGGCAGTCCCATCCGGGCGGCCATATAGCCGGCAAAGATATCGCCGAAGTTGCCGGTAGGGATGGAAAACTGAACCGTTTTGGCCCCGGTCAGCCGCATGACGCGGAAGGCGGCAAAGAAGAAATAGACGATCTGGGCCAGCACACGTGCCCAGTTGATCGAGTTGACGGTGCCGAGCGAATAACGGTCCTTAAATTCCAGATCGCTGAAAATGGTTTTCATGATCCGCTGGCAGTCGTCAAACGTGCCCTCCACGGCGATATTGAACACATTGGCATCCGGGACCGTGGTCATCTGGCGTTCCTGAAGTGGACTGACCCGGCCGTGGGGATGCATGACGAAGATATTGATATGCTCGCGGCCTTTGACGCCATCGATGGCGGCGCTGCCGGTGTCGCCGCTCGTGGCGGCGAGGATGTTCATTTCCCGCCCGGTTTTCTTCAGGACATATTCAAACGCATTTCCCAAAAACTGAAGCGCCACATCCTTGAAGGCGAGGGTGGGGCCATGAAACAGCTCCAGGATGTGGATGTCCCCGACGCTACGGACCGGGGTCACGTCGGGATGCCGGAAGGAGGCATAGCTCCGGGTGATCAGGTCGCGGAGTTCCCGCTCCGGAATATCCGTATAGAGCCGCATGACTTCGAATGCCAGATCGGTGTAAGAGAGCGATTTCCAGTCCTTGAGTTTGCCGGTTACATCCGGGATCACGTCAGGGAGCAACAGCCCCCCGTCGCGGGCCAGACCGGTCATGACGGCATCCTGAAACCCCCGGCTCTCTTTTTCACCACGTGTACTGATGTATTGCATGGTGGGAACCATAGGTCATGGGGAAAGCGGCAGGCAAGGAGAAATTATTTGCTTTTGAGCGTGTGGAGGGTTACTTCCGGGCGGCACGAGAACCGCACATCCACGCCGGAGCACCCTGTTCCGGCGGAGGTATAGCCCTGCATGCCCCGGTACCCCCACGAGCCCCGCACAAAACGGATCGGGACGCGGGCATTGATGAATAAGGGAAAGCCACCCGGGAGACAGATCTGTCCGGCATGCGTATGTCCGCACAGCAGGAGGTTAAACCCGCAGGCCGCGGCCTTCCGGTAGATTTCAGGTGAATGGGCCAGCAGTACGGAGGGCATTGCCGGGTCCAGATGGGTGGCGGCTTTCTGGATGTTGTCCGTTTCGTAGAAATGGGGGTCATCGACCCCCGCCAGGGTGATGGCGGCATCCCCGCGCCGCAATACCACGGACTCGTTCATCAGAAGCCGGATTCCCGTCGCCTCAAGAGGCGGCAGCATTTCGATGAAATCATGGTTTCCGAATACCGCATACACATCCCCCTTCAGTGCCGGCCGCAGGCGTTGAAAGGCTTCAATCGCCGGTCCGGTCGGGCCATGCGTGAGCGAGCGGAAGTCTCCGGTGATGACGCAGACATCATAGGTGAGCGGGGCGATCACCCGGGCAATGGCCTCCGGGAGTTCCGGAGTGATATCCAGATGCAGGTCGGATAAGTGCAGGATCGTGAAGCCATCGAAGGCGCGGGGTAGGCCGGGAATGGATACCGGATTATGACGGACGATGGCTCTCAAGGCATTCTGCTGGCCCCGCCGATAGAGGCCGGTCATTTTGAGTGAAAGCCGGATCAGCCAGTGCAGCACCATCATGTTTTCAATGTGAAAATACGTCCGGCCATGGCCCATCACCTTGGCGACCCAATGTGACTGCATGTGCAGCCGATGGGTCAGGTGTGCCCGCCCGATGCGCTGCTCGATCATCCGGTATAGAGATTCATTATCCATCGCCCCTCACTATAATGGGGGCCATGGCGGCAGTCCATCATTATGGGGTAGAGCGGATGAACATCTGGTCCACATAGAGGGTGTCTTGTGACGTTTTGCCTGCGGTGCGATTGGTGTCCATGACCCGGACATACACCTTGCCCTTCACGGTTGCCGGTAGGGAAAAGGTTTGGAACGCGTTGTCATCCGTGGTCTTGGTCACCGTCAGCATGGAGCTGAAATTCACATTATCCGTGGAATAGGAGAATGCAAAATGATCGCCGTCCTGGTTGGTCGAGTGATGCGCCTGAATCGTGAATACGACGGACGTGCCGCCGGTGACATCAAACGTCCAGATATGGCTCAGGTAGGAATACCGTTTTTTGGCGGTCCCGCTGGAGAGTCCTTCTTTGATCGATTCATATACGTTGTCGGCGGTGAGCAGGGATGAAAGGCTTCCGGAAATAGTGCCCACGCTCCGGATTTCGCCTGACGCGAAATTATTCGTGGGCGCTGCGGGTGGGGGGGGTGGTGGCGGGGGAAGGGCCAACATTTCCGAGCCTACTGCGCTCAATAGCGGTTGGTTCCCGATGCTCAGCAGATCCTGACTGAGTTCCCAGATCATGACGCCGGCGAGGCCCTGCGCCTTGGCATACTGGCATTTCAGGCGGACCGAGACCGGATCCTCAAAGGTGACGATGGTTCCCCCATTGAGGGGGGAGGTGAGATAGGGAACCTGGGAAACACTGTCCCAGTTATAGGTGTAATTGAGGGTGGACGCGACCGTGTATTCGCAGGCATTTCCGCCGGCGGCGGGCTTATAGAGTTGGGTGGTCCCTGTGAACGCCAGACCGTAGAAAGGGATTCCTGAGACCAGCTTATTGTAAGGCACCCCGCGTTGGTCATGGAAATACTGGCGGATACTTTGATCAATGGAGCCGGCCGCCAGGGGATCCAGGGGATTGGAGTAAAGCGGAGCATTATGGCCGGACATCCCTGCCCAGGAGCCATAGTAGCAGTAGGTCATTACCCCGATCCAATCTAGTAATGGATGCAGGGTTGCGACATCAAAAAATTTACCCCGCCAGTCGTCGGCATTAATGGTCATGGTCAGCATCAAATTAGGCGCCGCCTGTTTCCAGTAGGCGCGAATATCCTGAACCAGCAACGTCAGGTTCTGGCGGTCGGTGGTGTTTTCAGGGTATTCCCAATCGAGGTCGGCGCCATCATAGTGATTGGTCAGGCATAATGCCGTGAGAGTGGTCACGAATTTGGCGCGAGCGGTTGAATTCCCTGCCATCGGGGAGAAACCCAGTGAGTCCGTATAGCCGCCCAGTGAGAGCAACACTTTCTTGCCAGCGGTATGGGCGCGTTGCGTGAGCTCCGGTACAGGCGTTAAAAAGCCTTGTGGATAAGAAATACTGCCATCGGCATTCGGCCAGGCAAAGGCATGTATCACATGAGTCAGATTCTGAAGCGGGATGGCGGAAGGCGGGTACTCCTGGGTGGTCCATTCTGCGTAATAGCCCGCCACGATCTGGCTATGGGCTGTTAAGCTTCCCGACACTAAGAGCAGCGCTATAGTGACTATTCTTCGCAGGAATGCGAAGCGGGTAGTCGAATGATACTTAAGCGGTGATTGATAAGAAAACCCTTCATTTGCCGCAAATAATCCCAACTGAATGCATGATTTCATTGAGTTATTTCCCCTGTGGTGTTGTCGTGAATAAGTCGTTGGTTTAGCACGCAATGGTAAGGAGCAGTTATCGTGCCTATTTACCCTTGTCTTGACATCCCGGGAGAGTGTTGGCAGGTTTCCCTCCATGAATTCTGCACTCTATATCCTGTTGGGTCTTGGCATTGGCGGCTTGCTGGGGGGCCTGATCGGCTGGCTATTGGGGCAACGTCGTATTTCGGCCACCGCATCGGACAGCCGTGTTGAAACGGAACTTCGCCAGCAAATCGTCCAGCGGGAATCTGAGCTGTCGCACATTCGTGAGGCGCTGGCGCAATCGCAGACGGCCCGCGCGTCGGCCGAGGCCAACTGCTCTGCCGCGGAAAACCTGTTGGCCGAACAGCGGCAGCGTCATGACCAGGCGTTGAAAGAAGCCCGCCTGGCGCAGGATAAGGCCATCGCCGATTTGCGTGAAGCGTTCAAGGCGCTGAGTGCCGATGCCCTGAAGCAGACGCAGCCCGAGTTCCTGCGTCTGGCCAATGAGACGCTCGCCAAGTTCCAGGAATCGGCCAAGGGGGACCTGGCCCAGCGCCAGCAGTCCATTGCCACCCTGGTCAAGCCGCTGGAGGAGCAGTTGAAGAACTACCAGCAACGCCTGCAGCAAAGCGAAGCCTCGCAGTCGACCACGCTGGGGGAAGTGAAAAAGCATCTCGAAACGCTGGCGCTCCAAAGCCAGTCGCTCTCGAACGAAACCCTGCAACTCCGGCGTGTACTCAGTTCGAACCAGGCCCGCGGCCGGTGGGGCGAAGAGACCCTGCGCCGTGTGGTTGAAGCCGCCGGTATGAGTGCCCACTGTGATTTTGTCGAACAGGCGCAGTCCGGTGACAGCAAGCCGGACCTGATCGTCCGGCTTCCGGGCGACCGGATGATCATCATCGACGCCAAGGTGCCGGATCTGGATTTCCTGGATGCGATGGAGGCGGCCGATCCCGTGAAGCGGGCCGAGGCGCTGGCGATTCATGCGGCGAAATTGAAAGGCACCATCAAGTCGCTGGCGGATCGCGATTATCCGCATCAGTTCCCGAACGCCCTGGATTACGTCGTATTGTTTCTCCCCGCCGAATCCCTCTTCAGCGCCGCGCTGGAAGGGGACCGCGACCTGATCGTCTGGGCGGCCGGCAAGCAGATCATGCTGGCGACGCCCGCCTCGCTCATCGCGTTGCTGCGGTCCGTGAGTGTGAGCTGGCAGCAATATGCCCAGACTGAGAATGCCCAGGCGATTGCCGGGGCGGCGCAGGAGCTGTTTGCCCGGGTAACCAAGTTTATCGAGCATTTCGAGCGGATCCGTTATGGCTTGGACAAGGCGAATAACGCCTTCAATGACGCTATCGGCAGTTACGAGCGCATGGTCCGGCCCAGCGGAGAAAAGCTCCTGAAGCTGGGCGGGGGAACGACCGGCAAAACCCTCGCCGATGTGCCGTTGCTCAATGCCTCACTCCGACTGCCGCCCTCGACCTGAGGGATATTATGGGGTCTTGCCTTTCATCGCCCCTTCTGACACTATCGGATTAATTATTGTTACAAAAATAAAATGACTGCCAAAATTCAATCTTCCCGCAAGCGGCGGCCAGGGGCTGGACGCAAGGCCGGCTCGACCAAATATGGGGAGCCCACCCGTGTGATCCGGCTGCCGGAATCGATGTGCCAGCAGGCGGCCATGCTGCTGGCCGCCCGCCTTGCGCCCAAACCGGGCGATATGATTGCGGAGATCACTGTGCCTGTTTTGAATGCTCCTTTATCCGCGCGGCCCTTGTTCCTCTCCCAGGTGGCCGCCGGCTTCCCTTCTCCTGCGGATGATCATATCGAGCAGCGGCTGGACCTTAATCAGTATATGATCCAACATGATGCTGCGACCTACTTCGTGCGCGTCAAGGGGGACTCCATGATTGAGGCCGGCATCCGGGATAATGACGTGCTGGTGGTCGATCGCTCCGTCACCGCCCGCGTGGGCTGTATCGTGGTGGCGGTGGTGAATGGCGAGTTGACCGTCAAGACCCTGGGGCGGACCAAGGGCGGTCAACCCCTTCTGTCGCCAGCCAATGCCAACTATGCGGCCCTTGAAATCAAGGAGGGCATGAGTTTTGAAGTGTGGGGCGTGGTGACCGGTTCGGTCCGGAAATTCAAATGAACCCGCGCGTGATCGCGCTCATTGACTGCAACAATTTCTACGTAAGTTGTGAGCGGGTGTTTAATCCGAAACTCGCCAGTCGGCCGGTGGTGGTGTTGTCCAATAATGATGGCTGCGCCGTGTCCCGTTCGAATGAAGCCAAGGCGCTGGGCATCAAGATGGGGGCCCCCTGGTTCACGTTGAAAGAACTGGCACGCCGGCAGGGGCTGGTGGCCTGCTCATCCAATTACGCGCTCTATGCCGACATGAGCAACCGCGTGATGTCCATCCTGGCGCAGTACAGTCCCTGTCAGGAAGTGTATTCCATTGATGAGTGCTTTCTGGATCTCACGGGTAGCCCCTGCCGGGATCTGCAGGAGCAGGGACAGGCGATCCGTGAGCGGATCCGGCAATGGACCGGGCTGCCGGTGTGTGTGGGGATGGCCTCCACCAAGACGCTGGCCAAACTGGCCAATCATATCGCCAAGAAAAACCCGCAGTTTGGCGGGGTTTGTGATCTCAATGCGATGTCGGATGAGGAGCGT
Encoded proteins:
- a CDS encoding metallophosphoesterase — protein: MDNESLYRMIEQRIGRAHLTHRLHMQSHWVAKVMGHGRTYFHIENMMVLHWLIRLSLKMTGLYRRGQQNALRAIVRHNPVSIPGLPRAFDGFTILHLSDLHLDITPELPEAIARVIAPLTYDVCVITGDFRSLTHGPTGPAIEAFQRLRPALKGDVYAVFGNHDFIEMLPPLEATGIRLLMNESVVLRRGDAAITLAGVDDPHFYETDNIQKAATHLDPAMPSVLLAHSPEIYRKAAACGFNLLLCGHTHAGQICLPGGFPLFINARVPIRFVRGSWGYRGMQGYTSAGTGCSGVDVRFSCRPEVTLHTLKSK
- a CDS encoding glycoside hydrolase family 18 protein; the encoded protein is MKSCIQLGLFAANEGFSYQSPLKYHSTTRFAFLRRIVTIALLLVSGSLTAHSQIVAGYYAEWTTQEYPPSAIPLQNLTHVIHAFAWPNADGSISYPQGFLTPVPELTQRAHTAGKKVLLSLGGYTDSLGFSPMAGNSTARAKFVTTLTALCLTNHYDGADLDWEYPENTTDRQNLTLLVQDIRAYWKQAAPNLMLTMTINADDWRGKFFDVATLHPLLDWIGVMTYCYYGSWAGMSGHNAPLYSNPLDPLAAGSIDQSIRQYFHDQRGVPYNKLVSGIPFYGLAFTGTTQLYKPAAGGNACEYTVASTLNYTYNWDSVSQVPYLTSPLNGGTIVTFEDPVSVRLKCQYAKAQGLAGVMIWELSQDLLSIGNQPLLSAVGSEMLALPPPPPPPPAAPTNNFASGEIRSVGTISGSLSSLLTADNVYESIKEGLSSGTAKKRYSYLSHIWTFDVTGGTSVVFTIQAHHSTNQDGDHFAFSYSTDNVNFSSMLTVTKTTDDNAFQTFSLPATVKGKVYVRVMDTNRTAGKTSQDTLYVDQMFIRSTP
- the rmuC gene encoding DNA recombination protein RmuC, which codes for MNSALYILLGLGIGGLLGGLIGWLLGQRRISATASDSRVETELRQQIVQRESELSHIREALAQSQTARASAEANCSAAENLLAEQRQRHDQALKEARLAQDKAIADLREAFKALSADALKQTQPEFLRLANETLAKFQESAKGDLAQRQQSIATLVKPLEEQLKNYQQRLQQSEASQSTTLGEVKKHLETLALQSQSLSNETLQLRRVLSSNQARGRWGEETLRRVVEAAGMSAHCDFVEQAQSGDSKPDLIVRLPGDRMIIIDAKVPDLDFLDAMEAADPVKRAEALAIHAAKLKGTIKSLADRDYPHQFPNALDYVVLFLPAESLFSAALEGDRDLIVWAAGKQIMLATPASLIALLRSVSVSWQQYAQTENAQAIAGAAQELFARVTKFIEHFERIRYGLDKANNAFNDAIGSYERMVRPSGEKLLKLGGGTTGKTLADVPLLNASLRLPPST
- the umuD gene encoding translesion error-prone DNA polymerase V autoproteolytic subunit — its product is MTAKIQSSRKRRPGAGRKAGSTKYGEPTRVIRLPESMCQQAAMLLAARLAPKPGDMIAEITVPVLNAPLSARPLFLSQVAAGFPSPADDHIEQRLDLNQYMIQHDAATYFVRVKGDSMIEAGIRDNDVLVVDRSVTARVGCIVVAVVNGELTVKTLGRTKGGQPLLSPANANYAALEIKEGMSFEVWGVVTGSVRKFK